A section of the Streptomyces sp. NBC_01591 genome encodes:
- a CDS encoding DUF2637 domain-containing protein, whose product MSTASMPKAAHITGWDRAVVIALGGAGCALSYDALQQMAVAVHVRGFLTYLFPLVIDGFIAYGIRALLVLRDAPLRARLYVWTLFGTATAASIWANALHAVRLNEDAAADTGLRLGDMVVAVLSTIAPLALAGAVHLYILIARGPAKDSDREGLGQANHVGEADQFEDIAVTRTDRIGQQQPQAGQVCAGQPVTALTDRPRLFLDKQPPSPRSLTGDSAPADSSNPVTGHYEQPPQTADLPGQSDTPPPVTGRDTRTPSDRQSDPDTEELLKIARSAVRAEDKLTRKVVAQAIRGQQIPLSNDTLTALMAQLRKQHGQPVTSARN is encoded by the coding sequence GTGAGTACCGCGAGCATGCCGAAGGCGGCACACATAACCGGCTGGGACCGTGCGGTCGTCATCGCCCTGGGCGGCGCGGGATGCGCGCTGTCGTACGACGCACTCCAGCAGATGGCCGTCGCCGTCCACGTCCGCGGTTTCCTTACCTACCTCTTCCCCCTGGTGATCGACGGGTTCATCGCCTACGGCATCCGGGCACTCCTGGTCCTCCGCGACGCGCCCCTGCGCGCCCGGCTTTACGTCTGGACCCTCTTCGGCACGGCCACCGCTGCCAGCATCTGGGCCAACGCTCTCCACGCGGTCCGGCTCAATGAGGATGCGGCCGCCGACACCGGACTCCGGCTTGGAGACATGGTGGTCGCGGTGCTGTCCACCATCGCTCCGCTCGCGCTGGCCGGAGCGGTCCACCTCTACATCCTCATCGCCCGGGGCCCGGCCAAGGACAGTGACCGTGAGGGCCTCGGTCAGGCCAATCACGTCGGTGAGGCTGACCAGTTCGAGGACATCGCGGTCACCCGGACTGACCGGATCGGTCAGCAGCAGCCGCAGGCCGGTCAGGTCTGCGCCGGGCAGCCGGTCACCGCCCTGACCGACCGGCCGCGACTGTTCCTGGACAAGCAGCCCCCGAGTCCTCGGTCACTGACCGGGGACAGCGCTCCGGCGGACAGCAGTAATCCGGTCACCGGTCACTACGAGCAGCCGCCCCAGACCGCTGACCTGCCCGGACAGTCGGACACTCCGCCGCCGGTCACCGGCCGGGACACCAGGACACCCAGCGACCGGCAGTCCGACCCGGACACCGAGGAGCTGCTGAAGATCGCCCGGTCAGCGGTCAGGGCCGAGGACAAGCTGACCCGCAAGGTGGTCGCCCAGGCGATCCGAGGCCAGCAGATCCCCCTGTCCAACGACACGCTGACCGCCCTGATGGCCCAGCTCCGCAAGCAGCACGGACAGCCGGTCACCTCCGCCCGGAACTGA
- a CDS encoding HAD family hydrolase — protein MILDLFGTLVPAPSAVERSAAAAEFAEVMRVSAEVVESALSGSWRARHDGQLRSTTEVAIRLAARCNASTACTDELEALLARLAHNRLRTDETLLHALDELRDRGVRLGLLSDASPDIAEVWRRSELAPHFDAVVFSCRAGAVKPDRQLFVAALGELRVAPIQTLYCGDGGGDELAGAERAGIRALRVARRGGMTGLAFGEIVWHGTAIPDVEALPSLLDRWGIND, from the coding sequence GTGATACTCGATCTCTTCGGCACGCTCGTCCCGGCCCCGAGCGCAGTCGAACGGAGCGCCGCAGCCGCCGAGTTCGCCGAGGTCATGCGCGTATCCGCGGAGGTCGTCGAGTCGGCTCTGTCCGGCAGTTGGCGGGCGCGGCACGACGGGCAGCTGAGGTCCACGACCGAAGTCGCGATTCGCCTTGCCGCCCGCTGCAACGCTTCCACCGCCTGCACGGACGAGCTCGAAGCGCTCCTGGCACGGCTCGCCCACAATCGGTTGCGGACCGATGAGACCCTGTTGCACGCACTGGATGAACTCCGCGACCGCGGAGTCAGGTTGGGCCTCCTCAGTGACGCTTCCCCTGACATCGCCGAGGTGTGGCGCCGCAGTGAACTCGCACCGCACTTCGACGCCGTCGTGTTCAGCTGCCGGGCGGGTGCGGTGAAGCCCGACCGTCAGCTCTTTGTCGCGGCCCTCGGAGAGCTCCGTGTCGCGCCGATTCAGACCCTCTACTGCGGCGATGGTGGCGGTGACGAGCTGGCCGGCGCGGAACGAGCCGGGATACGTGCTCTGCGCGTGGCCCGCCGGGGCGGGATGACCGGCCTGGCGTTCGGCGAGATCGTCTGGCATGGCACTGCCATACCCGACGTGGAGGCCCTCCCCTCCCTGCTGGACAGGTGGGGAATCAATGACTAA
- a CDS encoding helix-turn-helix domain-containing protein, translating into MDHQNNPPATQAGDGATLAGRLDRLFTTVHPKGRGPYSYEEAASGIRRQGGPTISASYIWQLRTGAKDNPTKRHLEALSAFFGVKPAYFFDDDESEKIAAELDALAAMRDAGVRSVALRASGLSDKSLKIITEFIERARELEGLGAPDDDSTINMNSSGKHHDDMK; encoded by the coding sequence ATGGACCACCAGAACAACCCACCTGCGACACAGGCGGGTGACGGGGCCACGCTTGCCGGCCGCCTGGACCGACTGTTCACCACCGTCCACCCGAAGGGTCGCGGCCCGTACAGCTACGAGGAAGCGGCGTCAGGCATCCGCCGGCAGGGCGGCCCGACCATCTCCGCGAGCTACATCTGGCAACTGAGGACCGGCGCCAAGGACAATCCGACCAAGCGCCACCTCGAGGCCCTCTCCGCCTTCTTCGGCGTGAAGCCCGCCTACTTCTTCGACGACGACGAATCGGAGAAGATCGCCGCCGAACTCGACGCGCTCGCCGCCATGCGCGATGCGGGCGTGAGATCAGTGGCTCTACGTGCATCCGGACTCTCTGACAAGAGCCTCAAGATCATTACCGAATTCATCGAACGCGCCCGCGAACTCGAAGGCCTCGGGGCCCCCGACGACGATTCGACCATCAATATGAATTCCAGTGGCAAACATCACGACGACATGAAGTAA
- a CDS encoding damage-control phosphatase ARMT1 family protein, with protein MTEKTSRTSGGEAVRAAGPMGAPVILSNEPGSFAWDVLAKRHPALIQQVRDAFPYCRRQHEALDALLDEITNGVIETLAPAEHDHVRWAYWGQEHFGHSWYDAPFLWAESYFYRRLLAAIEYFGTGPWQGVDPFAPFKQAELRGEAVEEELRALDALADAPTDERSTALLHASLWGNRADLGFRIAAGEPAVGDAATSTLVADDSALLWQLLPAGASSTVAVVADNAGRELIPDLILIDHLLEQQHVEQVLLHVKPHPYYVSDAMTTDVVDCLRRLTEAPSEASRIGSRLWKAMAAGSLEVHTHPFFCAPLPYEEMPEDLRDEFESATLTILKGDLNYRRLVGDQLWDATAPFADLTAYFPGAVAALRTLKSDVIVGLEQGTLDALERSGAAWRTSGTHALIQVRQ; from the coding sequence ATGACAGAGAAGACTTCCCGAACCTCGGGCGGCGAGGCCGTTCGCGCCGCCGGCCCCATGGGTGCTCCGGTCATCCTGAGCAACGAACCTGGCTCGTTCGCCTGGGATGTGCTGGCCAAGCGCCACCCTGCCCTCATCCAGCAGGTGCGAGACGCCTTCCCGTACTGTCGCCGGCAGCACGAGGCCCTTGACGCCCTGCTGGACGAGATCACCAACGGCGTCATCGAAACGCTTGCCCCCGCGGAACACGACCACGTCCGCTGGGCGTACTGGGGGCAGGAGCACTTCGGGCACTCGTGGTACGACGCTCCGTTCCTGTGGGCGGAGAGCTACTTCTACCGCAGGCTCCTCGCCGCCATCGAGTACTTCGGCACCGGCCCATGGCAGGGAGTTGATCCGTTCGCGCCATTCAAGCAGGCCGAACTGCGCGGCGAGGCGGTGGAGGAGGAGCTGCGAGCCCTTGACGCGCTCGCGGACGCGCCGACCGACGAGCGGTCCACGGCCCTGCTCCACGCCTCACTCTGGGGCAACCGCGCGGACCTTGGCTTCCGCATTGCAGCGGGGGAGCCGGCGGTCGGTGACGCCGCTACCTCCACGCTGGTCGCCGACGACAGCGCCTTGCTGTGGCAGCTTCTGCCCGCCGGAGCGTCCTCCACCGTCGCCGTGGTGGCGGACAACGCGGGACGAGAGCTCATCCCGGACCTGATCCTCATCGACCACCTCCTCGAACAGCAGCATGTCGAACAGGTCCTGCTTCACGTCAAGCCCCACCCCTACTACGTCTCCGACGCGATGACGACTGACGTCGTCGACTGCCTCCGCCGCCTCACCGAGGCTCCCAGCGAAGCCAGCCGGATCGGCAGCCGACTGTGGAAGGCCATGGCGGCAGGAAGCCTGGAGGTCCACACCCACCCGTTCTTCTGCGCTCCGCTGCCGTACGAGGAAATGCCCGAGGACCTTCGAGACGAGTTCGAGAGCGCCACGCTCACCATCCTGAAGGGCGACCTCAACTACCGTCGCCTGGTGGGCGACCAGCTGTGGGACGCCACGGCGCCCTTCGCAGATCTCACCGCCTACTTCCCGGGGGCCGTCGCGGCGCTCCGGACCCTGAAGTCCGATGTCATCGTCGGCCTGGAGCAGGGGACGCTGGACGCTCTCGAACGGTCCGGGGCTGCCTGGCGTACGAGTGGAACTCACGCGCTGATTCAGGTGCGACAGTAG
- a CDS encoding MAB_1171c family putative transporter yields MIDAIPAVLLWAVTLWRARSAFRRPERLSLWLAFAALALAMTVRPVAIAAAVDDHLHVTNLSFLIKHICGTVAAASVLTFVADMAESKTGMRVSRLHKAVPTVTVVLLAACFFATPQPHEAEDLLADYADHATILAYGVVWTSYLGAALLSATLLCFRWGRRPDSGLVGRGLILTGTGTAVGLIYALHRVAVLFIDYVGSSPLGEHVNHALSTGLLFLALLLIVLGSTLPAAPRALARVRSHWQLVSLYPLWRALTDAVPETRLDTPPSRAVDATNPLRTHDRLYRRTIEIRDSILTLADHAPAELRGRAYDHATSLGFIGAHADITAEACWLAVAREERLRGAVTGSGEPMPPASGGRDLATEIRALTTLNTAYRSRATQDFLRAHLEETPA; encoded by the coding sequence ATGATTGACGCAATACCCGCCGTCCTGCTCTGGGCCGTCACCCTCTGGCGTGCCCGCTCCGCCTTCCGGAGACCCGAACGACTCAGTCTCTGGCTGGCCTTCGCGGCACTCGCTCTGGCCATGACGGTTCGGCCGGTCGCTATCGCGGCGGCGGTCGACGATCACCTGCACGTCACCAACCTGTCGTTCCTGATCAAGCACATCTGCGGGACCGTCGCGGCGGCATCGGTCCTCACCTTCGTCGCCGACATGGCCGAGTCGAAGACCGGGATGCGTGTATCCAGGCTGCACAAGGCCGTGCCTACCGTCACGGTCGTCCTTCTGGCTGCCTGCTTCTTCGCCACGCCCCAACCTCACGAGGCGGAGGATCTCCTGGCGGACTACGCCGACCACGCCACGATCCTCGCGTACGGCGTCGTATGGACCTCCTACCTCGGCGCCGCCCTGCTGAGCGCCACGCTGCTCTGCTTCCGCTGGGGGCGCCGCCCCGACAGCGGACTCGTCGGCCGAGGGCTGATCCTCACCGGCACCGGCACCGCCGTCGGTCTCATATACGCCCTCCACCGCGTCGCCGTGCTGTTCATCGACTACGTCGGCAGCAGTCCCCTCGGCGAACACGTCAACCACGCGCTCAGCACGGGCCTGCTCTTCCTGGCCCTCCTACTGATCGTGCTGGGCAGCACCCTCCCCGCCGCCCCACGCGCCCTCGCCCGCGTCCGGTCCCACTGGCAGCTTGTCAGCCTCTACCCCCTGTGGCGCGCCCTCACCGACGCCGTCCCGGAGACCCGGCTCGACACCCCGCCAAGCCGCGCCGTCGACGCCACCAACCCACTGCGTACGCATGACCGGCTGTACCGGCGCACCATCGAGATCCGCGACTCGATCCTCACTCTCGCCGACCACGCACCGGCGGAACTGCGCGGACGCGCCTACGACCACGCCACCTCCCTCGGCTTCATCGGCGCCCACGCCGACATCACCGCCGAGGCCTGCTGGCTCGCCGTCGCCCGCGAGGAACGGCTCCGCGGCGCGGTCACCGGCTCCGGCGAGCCCATGCCTCCTGCCAGCGGAGGCCGCGACCTCGCCACCGAGATCCGCGCCCTTACCACCCTCAACACCGCCTACCGCTCCCGCGCCACGCAGGACTTCCTCCGCGCCCACCTTGAGGAGACACCGGCATGA
- a CDS encoding plasmid mobilization protein, whose product MTANDPTVTTPGPERDPTTAPGGASYRVRRSYGPSHALAPAQEGGGSPAGPRARAHGDQPGNRHQGAPVTGGEANRAEQREQPSPSTPAFPDRTPRRRTRNPSERTRKTTTRLSDAEKAEIIAAAAQRGVTVARFLATAGLTAARGRAVMHTNERLDTAIDELAALRTALARIGNNINQIAFVLNSGGHPRAGELEHALGTLTQLLARVDDAANDLVTRRL is encoded by the coding sequence GTGACCGCCAACGACCCGACGGTCACCACGCCCGGACCAGAGCGTGACCCCACGACGGCTCCTGGCGGAGCAAGCTATCGCGTACGACGGTCCTACGGCCCGTCGCACGCACTTGCCCCCGCCCAGGAGGGCGGGGGAAGCCCGGCTGGTCCCCGAGCGAGGGCGCACGGGGACCAGCCGGGCAACCGGCACCAGGGGGCGCCGGTCACCGGGGGAGAAGCAAACCGCGCCGAGCAGCGCGAGCAGCCGAGCCCGAGCACGCCCGCCTTCCCCGACCGCACACCGCGCCGCCGCACCCGTAATCCGAGCGAGCGCACCCGCAAGACGACCACCCGCCTGTCCGACGCCGAGAAAGCCGAGATCATTGCCGCCGCCGCGCAGCGCGGCGTCACCGTCGCCCGCTTCCTCGCCACCGCCGGCCTGACCGCCGCCCGCGGGCGCGCCGTCATGCACACCAACGAACGACTCGACACGGCCATCGACGAACTCGCCGCTCTACGCACCGCGCTGGCCCGCATCGGTAACAACATCAACCAGATCGCCTTCGTCCTCAACAGCGGCGGCCACCCGCGCGCCGGCGAACTCGAACACGCGCTGGGCACGCTCACCCAACTTCTCGCCCGCGTCGACGACGCGGCGAACGACCTGGTGACCAGGCGGCTGTGA
- a CDS encoding helix-turn-helix domain-containing protein, producing the protein MSENLTLGDRLRIARRTRKLSAAQLAQKVAISPSYVQKLESGARKASPSLVLALAKALHFGPEVLTGQPYYGEPEAEDGVHAVVPELRRIMLCYDTPDELEIAPRALPVLASEVDQVAALRRDARYAPMGPLLPPILTELTHLALDGRNGDQARAFWHLARAYRAVNSLAHKMGHHDLSNTALERVRWAADRSGDPLMKFTAGYLVAGAMLRQGAYSSARRKLQALRQELERLQPERSFTDDALAVDGALLLKLAVLEARENNPDRADDYLREAETVARMAGNRDSLAYEMSFGPTNIRIHEVHAMIDLGDTEQALARLTEWSDMPGEEWAPPTSTVGERSSHHFIDVASAKLAAGDRAGAFVDLRRARKVAPNHTRFHPSARETTAALLRMDAHPSNELSAFGSWSGVITT; encoded by the coding sequence ATGAGTGAAAACCTGACGCTGGGAGACCGTCTCCGTATAGCCCGCCGAACACGGAAGCTGTCTGCCGCTCAACTGGCACAGAAGGTCGCGATATCGCCCAGCTACGTCCAGAAGCTCGAATCCGGCGCGCGCAAGGCTTCGCCGTCTCTGGTCCTGGCGCTCGCCAAGGCGCTCCACTTCGGTCCCGAGGTTCTGACCGGCCAGCCGTACTACGGTGAGCCGGAGGCTGAGGACGGAGTACACGCAGTGGTCCCCGAGCTCCGGAGGATCATGTTGTGCTACGACACCCCGGACGAACTCGAGATCGCGCCAAGAGCACTGCCGGTTCTCGCGTCCGAGGTCGACCAGGTGGCGGCTCTGCGACGGGATGCGCGCTACGCCCCCATGGGGCCGCTCCTGCCGCCCATTCTCACGGAGCTGACGCATCTCGCTCTCGACGGTCGCAACGGTGACCAGGCCAGGGCGTTCTGGCACCTCGCCCGCGCCTACCGGGCAGTGAACTCCCTCGCGCACAAGATGGGGCATCACGACCTGTCCAACACGGCGCTGGAACGGGTGCGGTGGGCGGCGGACCGGTCCGGCGATCCGCTGATGAAGTTCACCGCTGGTTACCTGGTCGCTGGGGCAATGCTTCGCCAGGGGGCTTACTCATCGGCTCGTCGCAAGCTCCAGGCGCTGCGCCAGGAACTGGAGCGCCTGCAGCCGGAGCGTTCATTCACCGACGACGCGCTCGCGGTGGACGGGGCCCTGCTGCTGAAGTTGGCCGTGCTGGAAGCCAGGGAGAACAACCCGGACCGCGCAGACGACTACCTGCGCGAAGCCGAGACCGTGGCCAGGATGGCCGGCAACCGTGACTCCCTCGCCTACGAGATGTCCTTCGGGCCGACGAACATCCGAATTCACGAAGTGCACGCCATGATCGACCTGGGCGACACGGAGCAAGCCCTGGCGCGACTCACGGAGTGGTCCGACATGCCGGGTGAGGAGTGGGCGCCTCCAACGTCAACGGTGGGTGAGCGGTCAAGCCACCACTTCATCGACGTGGCTTCAGCGAAGCTGGCCGCGGGGGACAGGGCGGGCGCATTTGTGGACCTTCGACGTGCGCGGAAGGTCGCTCCGAACCACACGCGATTCCACCCTTCAGCTCGCGAGACGACCGCGGCGCTTCTGCGGATGGACGCACACCCCTCCAACGAACTTTCTGCGTTTGGTAGTTGGTCGGGAGTTATCACAACCTGA
- a CDS encoding relaxase/mobilization nuclease domain-containing protein gives MVPDIGRGSRTHGLLVYLYGPGRREEHTDAHLVGSWDGFAPDPGRDPSPDPDPKVTLARLTAALDLRVKQAGDRAPAKHVWHCSVRTAPGDRRLSDEEWNAVAQRILHATNIAPEGDPDSCRWIAVRHAEDHIHIVATLVRGDLRNPRLNYDFNKAQAECRRIEKEMSLRRLNAGDGTAAKNPTSAEKFKAERTGRPETSRETLREAVRQAIAGAATEAEFFTRLHEAGLRVKVRHAPSGDALGYNVALPGDRNRHGEPVWYPGSKLAPDLSLPKIRLRLTDSPAERATQPEAVSTANWSPPARARRSATGIAERAVVLLDHDDGEAAAQLVGAGELLDALAQTSPAATRTELAAAARSFERATRSHVRAEHAESRALHSAARGIIQAGGALGRGEDGGTTAMLVSTLVLVTLAAARWHSARGHAQQAHASRQAAEHLRTAYRQAAVTPMRKLHDQGLALPEAQRRAHEATLSAVLPEHGVRANGTPTKTDALIATLAQAEQEGHDPETLLRQAINLRELDTAEDVNDVLVWRLRRLAQLPAHPGAAPRRPQAGTRPAKTSTNRTSERNAPAAAARPAVSDPPSRPLRR, from the coding sequence ATGGTTCCCGACATCGGACGCGGTTCCCGCACCCACGGCCTGCTCGTCTACCTGTACGGCCCCGGCAGGCGCGAGGAGCACACCGACGCCCACCTCGTCGGCTCCTGGGACGGCTTCGCCCCCGACCCCGGCCGCGACCCCAGCCCCGACCCCGACCCGAAGGTCACCCTCGCCCGGCTCACCGCCGCCCTCGACCTCCGGGTCAAGCAGGCAGGCGACCGCGCGCCCGCCAAGCACGTCTGGCACTGCTCGGTCCGCACCGCCCCCGGTGACCGGCGACTCTCCGACGAGGAGTGGAACGCCGTCGCCCAGCGCATCCTCCACGCCACCAACATTGCCCCGGAAGGTGATCCCGACAGCTGTCGGTGGATCGCAGTCCGCCACGCGGAAGACCACATCCACATCGTCGCCACCCTGGTCCGAGGCGACCTGCGCAATCCCCGCCTGAACTACGACTTCAACAAGGCCCAGGCCGAATGCCGCCGCATCGAGAAGGAGATGAGCCTGCGCCGCCTGAACGCAGGCGACGGCACCGCAGCGAAGAACCCCACCAGCGCAGAGAAGTTCAAGGCCGAACGGACCGGCCGCCCCGAGACCTCCCGCGAGACGCTCCGCGAAGCCGTCCGCCAGGCCATCGCGGGCGCCGCCACCGAAGCGGAGTTCTTCACCCGACTCCACGAGGCGGGCCTGCGCGTGAAGGTGCGCCACGCCCCGTCCGGTGACGCGCTCGGCTACAACGTAGCCCTGCCCGGCGACCGCAACCGCCACGGCGAACCGGTCTGGTACCCCGGCTCCAAACTGGCCCCCGACCTCTCCCTCCCGAAGATCCGCCTCCGGCTGACCGACAGCCCCGCCGAACGTGCCACGCAGCCAGAAGCCGTCAGCACAGCGAACTGGTCGCCGCCCGCCCGAGCACGACGCAGCGCCACCGGCATCGCCGAACGTGCCGTCGTCCTCCTGGACCACGACGACGGCGAAGCCGCAGCCCAGCTCGTCGGCGCCGGAGAACTCCTGGACGCCCTCGCCCAGACCTCCCCGGCCGCCACCCGTACCGAACTGGCTGCTGCCGCACGCTCCTTCGAGAGGGCGACCCGCAGCCACGTCCGAGCAGAACACGCAGAATCCCGAGCGCTCCACTCGGCCGCCCGAGGAATCATCCAGGCCGGCGGCGCCCTCGGACGCGGCGAGGACGGCGGCACCACCGCCATGCTCGTCTCCACCCTGGTCCTGGTCACCCTCGCCGCCGCCCGCTGGCACTCCGCCCGCGGCCACGCCCAGCAGGCCCACGCCTCCCGACAAGCCGCCGAGCACCTCCGCACCGCCTACCGCCAAGCCGCCGTCACACCCATGCGAAAACTTCACGACCAAGGCCTCGCCCTCCCCGAAGCCCAACGCCGGGCGCACGAGGCCACCCTCAGCGCCGTTCTGCCAGAGCACGGCGTACGAGCGAACGGCACGCCGACGAAGACCGACGCACTGATCGCCACCCTCGCCCAGGCCGAACAGGAGGGCCACGACCCCGAAACCCTCCTACGACAGGCCATCAACCTGCGCGAACTCGACACCGCCGAAGACGTCAACGACGTCCTGGTCTGGCGCCTGCGCCGCCTCGCCCAACTCCCCGCCCACCCGGGCGCAGCTCCCCGTCGCCCGCAGGCCGGCACCCGCCCGGCCAAGACCTCGACCAACCGCACCAGCGAACGGAACGCCCCCGCAGCGGCTGCACGCCCTGCCGTGTCCGATCCGCCCAGCCGCCCACTACGTCGCTGA
- a CDS encoding ATP-binding protein, whose protein sequence is MSREPELLGAGALQRLQRILTARGMNPKHLPDAPDEDQPYTPLGLLDARMPPRYRTARADHPEVLTWTRGVIAQAEAPNPGARRQITAGPSLLLAGVTGAGKTHQVYGAVRTLVETGIVVRWRATTAADLYADLRPRPGRDTERELEMVSRYPLLILDDLGAAKASEWVEEITYRLINRRYNLMLPTLITTNLAMRDLREHLGDRVASRLAEMTTRVTFEPIDRRRQPHAA, encoded by the coding sequence ATGAGCCGCGAGCCCGAACTCCTCGGCGCGGGAGCCCTCCAGCGACTGCAGCGGATCCTCACCGCCCGGGGCATGAACCCAAAGCACCTCCCCGACGCCCCGGACGAGGACCAGCCCTACACCCCGCTGGGCCTGCTGGACGCCCGGATGCCGCCGCGCTACCGGACCGCCCGCGCCGACCACCCCGAGGTACTGACCTGGACCCGCGGTGTGATCGCCCAGGCCGAGGCACCCAACCCCGGCGCGCGACGGCAGATCACCGCCGGCCCCAGCCTGCTCCTGGCCGGCGTCACCGGCGCGGGCAAGACCCACCAGGTGTACGGCGCGGTTCGAACCCTCGTCGAGACGGGCATCGTCGTCCGGTGGCGGGCCACCACAGCCGCCGACCTCTACGCCGACCTGCGCCCACGCCCCGGACGCGACACCGAACGCGAACTCGAGATGGTCAGCCGCTACCCGCTGCTGATCCTGGACGACCTCGGTGCGGCCAAGGCCTCCGAGTGGGTCGAGGAGATCACCTACCGACTGATCAACCGCCGCTACAACCTGATGCTCCCCACGCTGATCACCACCAACCTCGCCATGCGCGACCTTCGCGAACACCTCGGGGACCGCGTTGCCTCCCGGCTCGCCGAGATGACCACCCGCGTCACCTTCGAGCCCATCGACCGCAGACGCCAGCCCCACGCCGCCTGA
- a CDS encoding alcohol dehydrogenase catalytic domain-containing protein, translating to MTNPLAWAVEGGILCQLPAPLDVSSERETMIIETRYTGLCGSDVAKLNHPWQGRLPEPWHPGHEIVGVDAETGDWAAVDPLVPCFSCHYCDRGHVHLCPRLRRIGWDLPGGLADAVRVPRDNVVPLPHLHDPAHGVLADPVAVALHGVRCGLRTPLGRLGIIGGGVLGVCTAICAAEAGWDVHMMVREPSRSHQLRYVLDSHITLHSADMPPCDVVVDAASGLSDAPIRQALKAVRDGGTVLVQNAYAPRVTLSIPLRDIFRRSITLRGSFSYCRADGHDDFRDAIDVIARGGDWAALMTRDRFPLIELPQGLAALGSQARHRPFKVLLTCDT from the coding sequence ATGACTAACCCGCTTGCCTGGGCCGTTGAGGGCGGCATCCTCTGTCAGCTTCCGGCTCCGCTCGACGTGTCCTCCGAGCGCGAGACGATGATCATCGAGACCCGCTACACGGGATTGTGCGGAAGCGATGTCGCGAAGCTCAATCATCCCTGGCAGGGGCGATTACCGGAACCGTGGCACCCCGGGCACGAAATCGTCGGGGTTGACGCAGAGACGGGGGACTGGGCCGCAGTCGACCCGCTGGTCCCCTGTTTCTCGTGCCACTACTGCGACCGCGGCCATGTTCACCTCTGCCCGAGGCTCCGACGGATCGGATGGGATCTCCCCGGTGGCCTCGCCGACGCCGTGAGGGTGCCCCGCGACAACGTCGTCCCGCTGCCTCATCTGCACGATCCCGCGCACGGGGTCCTCGCCGACCCTGTAGCGGTGGCCTTGCACGGAGTCCGTTGCGGACTCCGGACGCCTCTTGGGCGGCTCGGCATCATCGGGGGCGGCGTCCTCGGAGTTTGCACGGCCATCTGCGCGGCAGAGGCGGGGTGGGACGTCCACATGATGGTCAGGGAACCTTCGCGGTCGCATCAACTGAGATACGTCCTCGACTCGCACATCACCCTCCACTCCGCCGACATGCCACCGTGCGATGTCGTCGTGGACGCCGCGTCCGGTCTCAGTGACGCCCCGATACGCCAGGCGCTGAAGGCTGTTCGTGATGGCGGAACGGTGCTCGTGCAGAACGCCTACGCGCCCCGCGTCACGCTCTCCATCCCCTTGCGGGACATCTTCCGTCGCTCGATCACCCTGCGCGGCTCCTTCTCGTACTGCCGCGCCGATGGTCACGACGACTTCCGAGACGCCATCGACGTCATCGCCAGGGGCGGCGACTGGGCTGCCCTGATGACTCGGGACCGATTCCCCCTCATCGAGCTGCCACAAGGGCTGGCGGCCCTCGGCAGCCAAGCCCGTCATCGTCCGTTCAAGGTCCTGCTCACATGCGACACATGA
- a CDS encoding WhiB family transcriptional regulator — translation MTPTTISPARHRSLGDHTWQDQAVCQSTEYNPVDPDIFFPEPDETGKITAAKALCGQCPVRRTCLDAALEGGNTDGIRGGLTEEERRPLHEKIAHRLDYSRVNDTIAGRDVHLTKAERRAVVYAAYRHGATEQRLAWLLKISEEHAQKLYRETRRALVHRDLEPATNTTAPSETGGGRLGCDDFGTAA, via the coding sequence ATGACCCCCACGACGATCAGCCCTGCCCGCCACCGGTCGCTCGGCGACCACACCTGGCAGGACCAGGCCGTCTGCCAGAGCACCGAGTACAACCCGGTGGACCCTGACATCTTCTTCCCGGAGCCCGACGAGACTGGCAAGATCACCGCGGCGAAGGCGCTGTGCGGCCAGTGCCCGGTCCGCCGCACCTGCCTGGATGCCGCGCTGGAAGGCGGCAACACCGACGGCATCCGGGGCGGGCTGACCGAGGAAGAACGCAGGCCCCTGCACGAGAAGATCGCCCACCGCCTCGACTACAGCCGTGTCAACGACACGATCGCGGGGCGCGACGTCCACCTCACCAAGGCCGAGCGCCGCGCGGTCGTCTACGCCGCCTACCGCCACGGGGCGACCGAGCAGCGTCTGGCCTGGCTTCTGAAGATCTCCGAGGAGCATGCCCAGAAGTTGTACCGCGAGACCCGCCGCGCCCTCGTGCACCGTGACCTGGAGCCGGCCACGAACACCACCGCGCCTTCAGAAACCGGCGGTGGGCGCCTGGGCTGCGACGACTTCGGGACGGCGGCGTGA